One part of the Dyadobacter sp. 676 genome encodes these proteins:
- a CDS encoding carbon-nitrogen hydrolase family protein: protein MQVTIASAQYPITEHVDFASWQQHTEKWVADAAIRGAELLLFPEYGAMELVSIFDAEIRNDIRRQIHELNALKDNFCKTFEMLAAKYGVIIVAPSIPVIEEDRNLNRAFVFSSDGLAGYQDKFFMTRFEDEHWGIESAPKQLTVFEASWGKFGIQICYDVEFPLGAHKMCEAGAQLILAPSCTETIRGATRVHVGARARALENQAFTVVSQTVGEALWSPAVDLNYGYAAFYTTPDKDMPEEGIIAKMPAQKEGWLVQTLHFGLLEEVRKDGHVFNFRDQVQLAIGLAENKVSIVLKSI, encoded by the coding sequence ATGCAAGTAACCATTGCCTCGGCACAATATCCTATTACCGAACACGTCGATTTCGCTTCCTGGCAGCAGCACACCGAAAAATGGGTAGCCGATGCCGCGATCCGGGGTGCGGAATTGTTGCTGTTCCCGGAGTATGGGGCCATGGAGCTCGTTAGTATTTTCGATGCTGAAATCCGCAATGACATCCGGCGGCAGATCCACGAGCTAAACGCATTGAAGGATAACTTTTGCAAAACTTTTGAAATGCTTGCCGCGAAATACGGCGTCATCATCGTCGCTCCAAGCATCCCGGTGATCGAAGAGGACAGGAATCTGAACCGGGCTTTTGTATTTTCCTCGGATGGCCTTGCAGGGTACCAGGATAAATTCTTCATGACACGCTTCGAAGACGAGCACTGGGGTATCGAAAGTGCGCCTAAACAACTGACGGTTTTCGAAGCGTCCTGGGGTAAATTCGGCATTCAGATCTGTTACGACGTCGAATTCCCGTTAGGCGCACATAAAATGTGCGAAGCCGGCGCCCAGCTGATTCTTGCCCCAAGCTGCACCGAAACCATTCGCGGCGCCACACGTGTGCATGTGGGCGCCCGTGCCCGCGCACTCGAAAACCAGGCATTCACAGTAGTATCCCAAACCGTCGGCGAGGCATTATGGTCTCCGGCCGTCGATCTCAACTACGGCTATGCCGCATTTTACACCACACCCGACAAAGACATGCCCGAAGAAGGCATTATCGCCAAAATGCCCGCACAGAAGGAAGGCTGGCTGGTGCAAACCCTCCATTTCGGATTATTGGAGGAGGTAAGAAAGGACGGACATGTATTCAATTTCAGGGACCAGGTACAGCTGGCTATCGGGCTGGCGGAAAATAAGGTTTCTATCGTTTTGAAATCCATCTAA
- a CDS encoding ligase-associated DNA damage response exonuclease, translated as MPKQPLLQFTGKSIYCAVADVHIDPWMPVGRAIITHAHSDHARWGSRHYLAHHDSAPILRLRLGQDINLQTVRYGEKFMINGVKFSLHPAGHIIGSAQVRVEYQGEVWVASGDYKLEDDHFAAPFEPVKCHVFITESTFGLPIYKWQPQQQVISEIDEWWAQNRTEGKASVLMGYSLGKMQRILRNIRLQDSMLYAHGAIYTVNERLREAGFDLPELTLVTKDTDRKLFRGALVLAPPSADGTTWIKKFAPYSVGYCSGWMALRGAKNRRAVDQGFVLSDHVDWPDLNRAVRETEAEKVFVTHGYTSIFSRWLNENGIEAAEVSTMYGNEDENEEEEMVQDAAAGLEAYEEHKQELDEGANTDKNSVGL; from the coding sequence ATGCCAAAACAGCCTCTTTTACAGTTTACCGGCAAAAGTATATACTGTGCCGTCGCCGATGTCCATATCGATCCCTGGATGCCCGTCGGCCGTGCGATCATTACGCACGCGCATAGCGATCATGCGCGTTGGGGAAGCCGGCATTACCTTGCGCATCACGACAGTGCGCCGATTTTGCGGCTGCGGTTAGGACAGGATATCAACCTGCAGACGGTGCGCTACGGGGAAAAATTTATGATCAACGGCGTAAAGTTCTCGCTGCATCCTGCCGGCCATATCATCGGTTCGGCGCAGGTGCGGGTCGAATATCAGGGGGAAGTATGGGTGGCGAGCGGGGATTACAAATTGGAGGACGACCATTTCGCGGCGCCGTTCGAGCCGGTCAAATGTCACGTGTTCATTACAGAATCCACATTCGGATTGCCCATTTATAAATGGCAGCCCCAGCAACAGGTCATTTCGGAGATCGACGAATGGTGGGCCCAAAACCGTACGGAGGGCAAAGCCAGCGTGCTGATGGGCTATTCGCTGGGTAAAATGCAGCGGATTTTAAGAAATATCCGGTTGCAGGATTCGATGCTTTACGCACACGGGGCTATTTACACGGTGAATGAACGACTGCGTGAAGCAGGTTTCGATTTGCCTGAACTTACGTTGGTTACCAAGGATACCGACCGGAAGTTGTTCCGGGGCGCATTGGTACTTGCCCCGCCGTCGGCAGACGGGACAACCTGGATAAAAAAGTTCGCCCCTTACTCGGTCGGTTATTGCTCGGGCTGGATGGCGCTGAGGGGAGCCAAGAACCGCCGCGCGGTGGATCAGGGTTTTGTGTTGAGCGACCACGTCGACTGGCCGGACCTGAACCGCGCCGTGAGGGAAACGGAGGCGGAAAAAGTATTTGTGACGCACGGCTATACCAGTATTTTCTCCCGCTGGCTGAACGAGAACGGCATCGAAGCCGCGGAAGTGAGCACAATGTATGGCAATGAAGACGAAAATGAGGAAGAAGAGATGGTGCAGGACGCCGCTGCCGGGCTGGAAGCTTATGAAGAGCATAAGCAAGAGCTCGACGAAGGTGCGAATACGGATAAAAACAGTGTCGGGCTATGA
- a CDS encoding iron ABC transporter permease, with product MMQTGHNKNWIFSLLGIFAVAFFCLDIMLGSVAIPFKEVFRIVTTGESENRAWLFIIEKIRLPKSITAILAGCGLSVSGLQMQTLFRNPLAGPSELGITAGAGLGVAAVMLAGGSSASMYAISQLGISGSWLVIGMASLGSALVLALILLIAGRIRDNVILLIVGVMIGTITLSIISIWQYFSQPEQLQEYIMWTFGSLGGVTGYHLYVLSGVVVAGLLLAFASSKSLNALLLGENYARSMGLTVGRTRLLIMLSTSLLTGSVTAFCGPIGFVGIAIPHITRSLFGTSNHRVLIPATCLTGTVLLLLCDIIAQLPGTQTVIPINIVTSLLGAPVVIWIIIRRNNLRSAFS from the coding sequence ATGATGCAGACGGGTCACAACAAAAACTGGATATTCAGTTTGCTAGGAATATTTGCCGTCGCCTTTTTCTGCCTCGACATCATGCTCGGTTCTGTGGCGATACCTTTTAAAGAGGTTTTCCGCATCGTGACAACCGGCGAGTCGGAGAACCGTGCGTGGCTTTTCATCATTGAAAAAATACGTTTACCCAAATCCATCACCGCGATCCTGGCCGGCTGCGGACTGTCGGTCAGCGGCTTGCAAATGCAAACGTTGTTCCGAAACCCGTTGGCGGGGCCGTCGGAGCTGGGCATTACCGCCGGGGCGGGGCTCGGCGTGGCGGCTGTCATGCTCGCGGGCGGGAGCAGCGCGAGCATGTACGCGATCAGCCAGTTGGGCATTTCGGGCAGTTGGCTCGTTATCGGCATGGCTTCCCTGGGATCAGCTCTGGTTTTAGCACTTATACTCCTGATCGCCGGAAGGATACGCGACAATGTGATCCTGCTGATCGTCGGCGTCATGATCGGCACCATTACCCTTTCGATCATCAGCATCTGGCAGTATTTCAGCCAGCCCGAGCAATTGCAGGAATACATTATGTGGACGTTCGGGTCACTGGGGGGTGTTACCGGTTACCATTTATATGTATTGTCCGGGGTAGTTGTCGCAGGCCTATTGCTGGCGTTCGCTTCCTCAAAATCCCTTAACGCATTATTACTCGGAGAAAATTATGCGAGAAGCATGGGACTTACCGTCGGGCGGACGCGCCTGCTGATCATGCTCAGCACCAGCTTACTCACCGGCAGCGTTACCGCATTCTGCGGGCCGATCGGCTTTGTGGGCATAGCCATTCCGCACATTACCCGTTCGCTTTTCGGCACATCCAATCACCGCGTACTCATTCCGGCAACCTGCCTCACCGGGACGGTATTACTTTTATTGTGTGACATCATTGCGCAGCTCCCGGGCACACAAACCGTGATCCCTATCAATATAGTCACGTCGTTGCTTGGAGCGCCCGTGGTGATCTGGATCATTATCCGGCGCAACAACTTACGTTCAGCATTCTCATGA
- a CDS encoding c-type cytochrome, with amino-acid sequence MYFYNQKFEKTGTCLIFVLFTLALAGANYSPQDRLPAGDPDNGGLSTPGGFETLVVADSTGLARHIVVNDNGDIYIKLRYFGKGQGGGTVALRDTTGDGKADIIQNFGNYRDHSSLANGITIRNGYLYYSSSLAVYRSKLIPGQLLPEEKTELILRDDHEHGAHWHITKPMAFDDRGNMYVPFGAPSDACQDMVNSPGGKPGSPGINPCPDLEKHGGIWKFSADKPGQTQADGTLYATGLRSIVGMRWNPADKSLYAVVHGRDNLHRLFPGLFTSWQSAVLPSEEFVKVTQGTNVGWPYYYYDQMKGKKMLNPEYGGDGKKEGDGARYQKPLIGFPGHWAPNDMLFYQGSQFPERYKNGAFIAFHGSTNRAPYPQAGYFVCFVPFRDGKPSGDWEVFADGFAGVDPIINVSDAKFRPMGLAEGPDGSLYITDSRKGKVWRIMFKGDKRRFGAAQLAAMEKHKQLAHIRTPDEVADNLDIKTKESGQRIYNTYCTPCHQRNGLGDGSRFPPLGGSEWVTGNKKRLIEVVANGLEGPIQVAGKPYNDLMPKHDFLKPEEIAQVLTYIRKNFGNDADAVSASDVRQVLGK; translated from the coding sequence ATGTATTTTTATAACCAGAAATTCGAAAAGACCGGCACATGCCTGATTTTCGTACTCTTTACGCTCGCACTCGCCGGGGCAAATTATTCGCCCCAGGACAGACTTCCTGCCGGCGATCCGGACAATGGCGGCCTCTCCACGCCCGGCGGCTTCGAAACGCTCGTTGTGGCCGACAGCACCGGTTTGGCCCGCCATATCGTGGTTAACGACAACGGCGATATTTACATCAAGTTGCGCTACTTCGGTAAAGGCCAGGGCGGCGGTACCGTGGCGCTCAGGGATACCACCGGCGATGGAAAGGCGGATATTATTCAAAACTTCGGCAATTACCGGGACCATAGCAGCCTCGCCAACGGGATCACCATTCGAAACGGGTATCTTTATTATAGTTCCTCCCTGGCCGTGTACCGCAGCAAGCTCATTCCCGGCCAGTTGCTACCCGAGGAAAAGACGGAGCTCATTCTCCGGGACGACCACGAGCATGGTGCCCATTGGCATATTACCAAACCCATGGCTTTCGACGACCGGGGAAATATGTATGTCCCGTTCGGGGCGCCGTCGGATGCCTGCCAAGATATGGTTAACTCGCCGGGCGGGAAGCCGGGGAGTCCGGGTATAAATCCATGCCCCGATCTGGAAAAGCACGGGGGAATATGGAAGTTCAGTGCCGACAAGCCCGGTCAGACGCAGGCCGATGGTACGCTGTATGCCACCGGTTTAAGAAGCATTGTAGGAATGCGCTGGAATCCTGCTGATAAAAGCCTTTATGCCGTCGTTCATGGCCGCGATAATCTGCATCGTCTTTTTCCCGGCCTTTTTACATCCTGGCAAAGCGCGGTGTTGCCTTCGGAGGAGTTTGTGAAGGTGACGCAGGGAACCAACGTCGGATGGCCGTATTATTACTATGACCAGATGAAAGGCAAGAAAATGCTCAATCCGGAATATGGCGGCGACGGTAAAAAAGAGGGCGATGGGGCCAGGTACCAGAAGCCGCTTATCGGGTTCCCGGGGCATTGGGCACCGAACGACATGCTGTTTTATCAGGGTAGCCAGTTTCCAGAGCGATACAAAAACGGCGCATTCATTGCCTTTCATGGCTCTACAAACCGCGCACCTTACCCGCAGGCCGGATATTTCGTATGTTTCGTACCGTTCAGGGATGGAAAGCCGTCCGGCGACTGGGAGGTGTTTGCGGACGGTTTTGCGGGAGTGGATCCGATCATCAACGTCAGCGATGCCAAATTCAGGCCGATGGGTCTAGCCGAAGGCCCCGACGGCTCGCTTTACATCACCGATTCGCGCAAGGGAAAAGTGTGGCGTATCATGTTCAAGGGGGATAAACGCCGTTTCGGTGCGGCGCAGCTGGCGGCGATGGAAAAGCATAAACAGCTCGCACACATACGCACCCCCGACGAAGTTGCGGATAATCTGGATATCAAAACCAAAGAATCGGGGCAGCGCATTTATAATACCTACTGCACCCCCTGCCACCAGCGCAACGGGCTGGGCGATGGCAGCCGTTTTCCGCCACTCGGCGGCTCGGAATGGGTGACAGGCAATAAAAAGCGCCTCATTGAAGTAGTTGCCAACGGGCTGGAAGGACCCATTCAGGTGGCAGGTAAGCCTTATAACGACCTGATGCCGAAGCATGATTTCCTCAAACCGGAGGAAATAGCCCAGGTGCTTACCTATATCAGAAAGAACTTTGGAAACGATGCGGATGCGGTGTCGGCGAGTGACGTACGACAGGTATTGGGTAAATGA
- a CDS encoding T9SS type A sorting domain-containing protein → MVNINLSFTIDKNNGNKFTYVHLWKPSGYPSISYESKGPKVTQLGSGLLATLAIDTDGDVSLLSTYSADPANVIPLSAGLNINEEPLSGTLSRITIDNVQFPVPGACNALPILKGYVWSTQAASANPNIHCYNKGFNLRINDPVITGKINCNEPEGPRTYDLDIISTSPSAFQVTYKLYLDDGVLVDGQTSFGAGDDLFYTSPATNLSSSEPIRSKDENYPYAFLEDKRSIWVELTGPSLPNAIIAELKNGCTITLPVVLARFNGSLLDNAVSLSWTTTEEAGASHFDIERSADSREFIQLGRVRAKGNSSVKQQYGFVDNKPLNGNNYYRLRMVDADGSSDYSRIIAVDNGANSIAFELLGNPVANREIRFLLKNENASHIGLFDLSGKAIRFSLSQSGNEFVLKPKNTLPSGLYVLSLKRGKAGAITKKVLVP, encoded by the coding sequence ATGGTAAACATCAACCTTTCCTTCACGATCGACAAGAACAACGGAAACAAATTCACTTACGTACACCTCTGGAAACCAAGCGGCTACCCAAGCATTTCCTATGAATCCAAAGGCCCGAAAGTTACCCAACTGGGAAGCGGTTTACTTGCCACACTTGCAATCGACACCGACGGAGACGTGTCGCTGCTGTCGACATACAGCGCCGACCCAGCCAATGTGATCCCGCTTTCCGCCGGTCTTAACATTAATGAAGAACCTCTGAGCGGCACTTTGTCCCGGATCACGATCGACAACGTCCAGTTCCCGGTGCCGGGCGCATGTAATGCGCTCCCTATTCTGAAAGGGTATGTGTGGTCGACGCAGGCAGCGAGCGCCAATCCGAACATTCATTGCTACAACAAAGGCTTCAATCTCCGGATCAACGACCCGGTCATAACCGGCAAGATCAACTGTAACGAACCCGAAGGCCCCCGGACATACGACCTCGACATTATTTCGACCAGCCCATCGGCATTCCAGGTTACCTATAAACTGTATCTGGACGACGGCGTGTTGGTAGACGGCCAAACGTCTTTCGGCGCAGGAGACGATCTTTTTTACACAAGCCCGGCTACCAACCTGTCGTCATCGGAACCGATCCGTAGCAAAGACGAGAATTATCCGTACGCATTCCTCGAAGATAAACGCTCGATCTGGGTGGAATTGACAGGCCCGAGTCTGCCCAATGCCATTATCGCCGAGCTCAAAAACGGTTGCACCATCACTTTACCGGTTGTATTGGCGCGCTTCAACGGGTCCCTGCTCGACAATGCGGTGAGCCTTTCATGGACCACCACCGAAGAGGCGGGTGCCAGTCATTTCGATATCGAGAGAAGTGCGGATAGCCGGGAGTTCATCCAGCTCGGCCGCGTGCGGGCGAAAGGTAACTCGTCGGTAAAGCAGCAATACGGTTTTGTGGATAACAAGCCCCTGAACGGCAATAATTATTACCGCCTCCGGATGGTCGACGCAGACGGCAGCTCGGACTATTCGAGGATAATCGCGGTCGATAATGGCGCTAACAGCATTGCATTCGAGCTTTTGGGAAATCCGGTAGCTAACCGCGAGATCAGATTCCTGCTCAAAAATGAGAACGCGTCGCATATCGGCCTTTTCGATCTGTCGGGAAAAGCAATTCGGTTCTCGCTCAGCCAGTCGGGCAACGAGTTTGTACTGAAACCCAAAAATACGTTGCCGTCGGGCCTCTACGTACTTTCGCTGAAACGCGGCAAAGCCGGCGCCATCACAAAAAAGGTATTGGTACCGTAA
- a CDS encoding ketosteroid isomerase-related protein, with protein sequence MTALETVRQYYEAFNAKNWQGMLALLHPEVRHEANQGDVRIGVKKFTEFLKKMDEAYEETLTDMVFFSEPQDRRVAVEFTVNGIYKKAEEGLPEAHGQSYVLPAGAFLEVTDGKISRVTTYYNLPLWIELVSKP encoded by the coding sequence ATGACTGCACTGGAAACCGTCCGGCAATACTACGAAGCCTTCAATGCAAAAAACTGGCAGGGCATGCTCGCTTTGCTCCATCCCGAAGTAAGGCATGAAGCGAATCAGGGCGATGTCCGTATCGGAGTGAAGAAATTCACGGAATTCCTTAAAAAAATGGATGAAGCCTACGAAGAGACGCTGACCGACATGGTATTCTTCAGCGAGCCGCAGGACAGACGCGTTGCTGTTGAATTTACCGTGAACGGCATTTACAAAAAAGCAGAAGAAGGACTTCCCGAAGCACACGGGCAGTCCTATGTGCTACCCGCCGGGGCGTTTCTGGAAGTGACCGATGGCAAGATCAGCCGTGTAACCACTTATTACAACCTTCCGCTCTGGATCGAGCTGGTTTCGAAACCATGA
- a CDS encoding GNAT family N-acetyltransferase: MTGELTFVRKTGAGIAEVFDDLAGLRIVVFREYPYLYEGSVEYEKGYLQTYLQSERSFLFAVYAGGTMVGATTCIPLADETAEIRKPFQDAGFDVGSVFYFGESILLPAYRGIGLGHRFFDEREAHARSFNHFTTCCFCSVDRGDSHPLKPAHYRSNDAFWLKRGYKKEHVLQSTMEWPDLGQPVSTPKTMIFWTKLLNDQPCK, encoded by the coding sequence ATGACCGGGGAACTGACATTTGTGCGCAAGACCGGCGCAGGGATCGCCGAAGTTTTCGACGACCTCGCCGGGCTTCGCATCGTCGTTTTCAGAGAATATCCCTATCTGTATGAAGGAAGTGTGGAATACGAAAAAGGTTATTTGCAAACCTATCTGCAATCCGAACGCTCGTTTTTATTTGCCGTTTACGCGGGTGGAACGATGGTTGGCGCCACCACCTGCATTCCGCTGGCAGATGAAACCGCCGAAATCAGGAAGCCATTTCAAGACGCCGGTTTCGACGTCGGATCGGTCTTCTACTTCGGGGAAAGCATTCTTCTGCCCGCCTATCGCGGTATTGGCCTTGGGCACCGCTTCTTCGACGAGCGCGAAGCACACGCACGAAGTTTTAACCATTTCACGACCTGCTGTTTCTGTTCCGTCGATCGTGGCGACAGCCACCCGCTGAAACCCGCCCATTACCGTTCCAACGACGCATTCTGGCTGAAACGCGGTTATAAAAAGGAGCATGTATTGCAAAGTACCATGGAATGGCCCGATCTCGGGCAGCCGGTTTCGACCCCAAAAACCATGATTTTCTGGACCAAACTACTCAACGACCAGCCATGCAAGTAA
- a CDS encoding tail fiber domain-containing protein, translating into MKMLSFCMMLVLWHMLALAQVPEQFSFQGVARKADGKLASNANVGIRVTIRSENSSGTVVYQETHTVQTNAAGIFNIPIGGGTVVSGAFGNISWQSFPHFLQLEMDPEGGTTYIDMGTTQLLSVPYATQAKEATKWHDGYPVVQKMQFGPDIDINDPDVVNDPDLVKYLLPSIDEGNRLIWYPLKGAFRAGSSVNGKWEGSEMGEYSAAFGSDNSAKGLASIASGVGSSAAGSFSAAIGFDAFATGHTSTAFGFETQSNYKGSFVVGMFNAPQGSGGSNAPSADDAIFQVGNGTAGNNKSNAVSVLRNGNTGIKLDIDSPGYPLDVGGRIRTRHDGATTSGIHFNNSQNVVDGFMGMKTDAQIGFWINNAWRFWIDNAGNGTLGGTLSQGSDRRLKRDITPLSASLGRLTGLNGYHYYWKDKERDQSLQTGLIAQDVEVLFPELVRTDEKGFKSLNYMGLIPHLIESVKELAKQNARLEAENASFKVDNKVFRDQLTSLESKLDQLLKTSPDRTAK; encoded by the coding sequence ATGAAAATGCTTTCGTTTTGCATGATGCTCGTGTTGTGGCATATGCTTGCCCTGGCGCAGGTTCCCGAGCAATTCAGCTTCCAGGGAGTAGCCCGAAAGGCGGATGGTAAATTGGCGAGTAATGCCAATGTGGGTATTCGGGTTACCATTCGCTCGGAAAATTCATCGGGGACAGTCGTTTATCAGGAAACGCACACAGTGCAGACGAATGCCGCGGGAATTTTCAATATTCCCATCGGTGGGGGAACGGTGGTGAGCGGCGCATTTGGCAATATTTCCTGGCAATCATTCCCTCATTTCTTACAGTTGGAAATGGATCCGGAGGGAGGTACCACGTATATCGACATGGGTACTACTCAGCTACTGAGTGTTCCCTATGCAACGCAGGCAAAGGAAGCAACCAAATGGCATGACGGTTATCCAGTGGTACAAAAGATGCAGTTCGGGCCCGACATAGATATCAATGATCCGGATGTGGTAAATGACCCGGATCTTGTTAAGTATTTATTGCCCTCGATCGATGAAGGAAACAGATTAATATGGTACCCGCTGAAAGGGGCTTTCCGTGCGGGGAGTTCCGTGAACGGTAAATGGGAGGGGTCAGAGATGGGTGAGTATTCTGCGGCATTTGGGAGTGATAATTCGGCAAAAGGATTAGCGAGCATTGCCTCCGGAGTTGGTTCTTCTGCGGCGGGCAGCTTCTCTGCGGCGATAGGCTTTGATGCCTTTGCAACAGGACATACTTCGACCGCATTTGGATTTGAAACACAATCCAACTACAAGGGTAGTTTCGTTGTCGGAATGTTCAACGCACCTCAAGGATCGGGAGGAAGTAACGCGCCTTCCGCGGACGATGCGATTTTTCAGGTGGGGAACGGAACCGCCGGTAACAATAAATCGAATGCGGTATCAGTATTGCGGAACGGAAATACCGGCATAAAGCTGGACATTGATTCTCCCGGATACCCTCTTGATGTTGGTGGGCGCATTCGTACAAGACATGACGGCGCGACGACGTCAGGGATTCATTTTAACAACTCTCAAAATGTAGTCGATGGCTTTATGGGTATGAAAACGGATGCCCAGATCGGCTTCTGGATCAATAATGCATGGCGTTTCTGGATCGACAATGCCGGTAACGGAACCCTGGGAGGTACATTGTCGCAAGGTTCCGATCGCCGGCTTAAACGTGACATTACTCCGCTTTCCGCCAGTTTGGGAAGACTGACCGGTCTGAACGGCTATCATTATTACTGGAAGGACAAAGAGCGCGACCAATCATTGCAAACAGGTCTGATCGCCCAGGATGTGGAAGTATTGTTCCCGGAGCTGGTCCGAACCGATGAAAAGGGTTTCAAATCGCTCAACTACATGGGCCTGATCCCGCATCTGATCGAATCCGTGAAGGAGTTGGCGAAACAAAATGCGAGATTGGAAGCGGAAAACGCGAGCTTTAAAGTTGATAACAAGGTATTCCGGGATCAGTTGACAAGTCTCGAATCAAAACTTGATCAGCTATTGAAAACTTCCCCGGACAGGACTGCAAAATAG
- a CDS encoding ABC transporter ATP-binding protein has protein sequence MKTPAAILETHSLTIGYRSAGNERTVASDLNVTLRSGSLVCLLGSNGAGKSTLMRTLSGLQPALEGQIVIDGRRLGTLKPAELAQKLSLVLTDRIDAGNLSTREVVALGRTPYTGWLGTLGREDHFKIAQSIEQAGITPLLDRRMSQLSDGERQKVMLARALAQDTPLILLDEPTAHLDLPNRVEMMRLLHKLARNTRKAILLSTHELDLALQTADELWLMRPNGLLTTGLPEDLVLNGAFEATFSQNGFAFDRSTGMFIIHQPVGNAHVYLEGPERPVFWAKRALQREGLGISRYRDAPCRITASETENGFEAEINFENRLCRVTSVQELVGQMRLYFSNDLSN, from the coding sequence ATGAAAACCCCGGCAGCCATACTCGAAACCCATTCGCTGACCATCGGCTACCGGTCGGCCGGTAATGAACGGACGGTTGCGTCGGACCTCAATGTCACGCTCCGGTCGGGTAGCCTGGTATGTCTGCTGGGATCGAACGGAGCGGGAAAATCGACGTTGATGCGTACTCTAAGCGGTTTACAGCCAGCGTTGGAAGGCCAAATCGTCATCGACGGACGGAGACTCGGCACGTTGAAACCCGCAGAACTGGCACAAAAGCTAAGCCTAGTGCTTACCGACAGGATCGACGCAGGTAACCTCAGTACCCGCGAAGTGGTGGCACTGGGACGCACACCATACACAGGGTGGCTGGGAACACTTGGCCGGGAGGATCATTTCAAAATCGCGCAAAGCATTGAACAGGCCGGTATTACCCCATTGCTCGACCGCCGGATGAGCCAATTGAGCGACGGTGAAAGACAAAAGGTAATGCTTGCACGCGCCCTGGCGCAGGACACGCCGTTGATCCTCCTCGATGAGCCCACTGCCCATCTCGACCTGCCCAACCGGGTGGAAATGATGCGTTTGCTGCACAAGCTCGCGCGCAACACCCGCAAGGCGATCCTGCTGAGCACGCACGAGCTGGACCTTGCGTTACAGACCGCCGACGAACTCTGGCTTATGCGACCCAACGGTCTGCTCACGACAGGGTTACCCGAAGATCTGGTGTTAAATGGTGCTTTTGAGGCCACATTTTCCCAAAACGGTTTCGCTTTCGACCGCTCCACCGGCATGTTTATCATTCATCAGCCTGTCGGGAACGCCCACGTTTATCTCGAAGGCCCTGAAAGACCCGTTTTCTGGGCTAAACGTGCCCTTCAAAGGGAAGGGCTGGGGATAAGCAGGTACCGCGACGCACCATGCCGTATCACCGCCAGCGAAACAGAGAACGGATTTGAAGCTGAAATAAATTTTGAAAACCGGCTGTGCAGGGTTACCTCTGTGCAAGAGCTTGTCGGCCAAATGCGGTTATATTTTTCAAATGACTTATCCAATTGA
- a CDS encoding ABC transporter substrate-binding protein: protein MKWAAMGGLNDEKLIEMQPDVVMTIGNPGAKMDHYRMLKEAGIPVLINSEWVERTPLARAEWVKLMAALLDKEELVNEKFAQVESEYARLASLAGKAATKPTVLSGLNTKDAWFVPGGNSYMARFFKDAGAFYPWQNDSATGSLPLSFEAVSTIALQADYWLNVGFGGHDTRKSIIAMDTRYANFKAAKTGDLYSYNRLVNDQGSNDFFESGSVNPHTVLADMIRIFHPELLPNHQLVYYKKLP from the coding sequence TTGAAGTGGGCCGCGATGGGGGGGCTCAACGACGAAAAATTAATCGAAATGCAGCCGGATGTGGTAATGACGATCGGCAATCCCGGGGCAAAAATGGACCACTATCGCATGCTGAAAGAAGCGGGCATTCCGGTATTGATCAACTCCGAATGGGTGGAACGAACGCCGCTGGCGCGGGCGGAATGGGTGAAGCTGATGGCGGCATTGCTGGACAAGGAGGAACTGGTAAACGAAAAATTCGCGCAGGTCGAATCGGAATATGCACGGCTCGCTTCACTGGCAGGAAAGGCGGCCACAAAACCGACGGTATTATCCGGCCTGAACACCAAAGATGCCTGGTTCGTCCCCGGCGGCAACAGTTACATGGCGCGGTTTTTCAAGGACGCGGGCGCTTTTTATCCCTGGCAAAACGACTCCGCTACCGGAAGCCTTCCCCTGAGCTTCGAAGCGGTATCGACAATCGCCCTCCAAGCGGACTATTGGCTCAATGTCGGCTTCGGCGGCCACGACACCCGAAAAAGCATCATTGCCATGGATACCCGTTACGCCAATTTTAAAGCGGCGAAAACAGGCGATTTATACAGCTATAACCGCCTTGTTAACGACCAGGGCTCCAATGACTTCTTCGAATCGGGTAGCGTGAACCCGCATACTGTGCTGGCCGATATGATCCGGATTTTTCACCCTGAGCTCCTTCCGAATCATCAGCTCGTGTATTACAAAAAGCTTCCCTAA